The genomic stretch ATCCCCACTCCCTACGTCGCGCGCAACCTCCAGGAGTTCGCCGACGCGATGCGCAAGGTGAGCTTGCACACCATCCATCACCACTTCATCGCGGCACGCATCCGGCTCAAGCTCAACTCCAATGACTTTTCGGTCTGGCTCGAGAACGAGCTCGACCTCGGCAAGATGGCCGACCGGCTGAACCGTATCGATATCTATACCTCGACGCTGGAGGACGTGCGCCAGGCCATCCTCCGGGTGGTCGAGCGTGGCGCCTGATCCCGAAAAGTTTCCAAGGAAGAGCAACATGGCAGAGAAGAAGAGCGAGCAGAAGAACGTCGCAGTGCAGAGCGGCAACGGCAACGGCACCGGCCAGCCCGAGCAGTCGACCACGCAGGCGCCGCCCATCGAGCGCCGGCAGAACCGCCGCGACCCGAACTTCCTCACCCCGCAGCGCGTGCCCCCTCCGCCCCCGAAGCTGGCGGACTATGAGGCCATCATCGGCAAGCCCGAGCTCGACGAGCTGTGGTACCTGGCGCGCGCCCTCCGCGGCAAGACCGTGAAGATGGTGAACTCCACCGCCGTCGGCGGCGGCGTGGCCGAGATCCTGAACCGCCTCGTCCCCATGCTCAATGAGCTCGAGGTCCACACCAGGTGGGAGGTCATCACCGGCGGCAACGACTTCTTCGAGGTCACCAAGGGATTCCACAACGCGCTGCACGGCGGCGAGTACGCCGTCACCAAGGAGATCCTCGACATCTTCATGATGTACAACGAGCAGAACCGCCAGCGCATGGAGTTCGTGGAGGACTTGTTCGTCATCCACGACCCCCAGCCCGCCGCGCTCATCCGCTCCAAGGGCGACCGCGGCAAGTGGATGTGGCGCTGCCACATCGACCTCAGCTCGCCCCATCCTGACGTCTGGGGCTTCCTGCGTCCCATGATCGAGCAGTACGATGCCACCATCTGGTCGTCGCCCGCGTTCACCCGCCAGCTCAGCGTGCCCCAGTACCTCTTCTTCCCCTGCATCGATCCGCTCTCGGAGAAGAACAAGGAAGTCGACGAAGCCGGTGTCCAGAAAGTGTGCGACGACTTCGGCATCGACCGCTCGCGCCCTATCCTCACGCAGATCTCGCGCTTCGACCGCCTCAAGGACCCGGTCGGCGTCATCGAGGCCTACAAGCTCGCCAAGCGTTACGTCGATTGCCAGCTCGTGCTCGCCGGCGGCGGCGCCAGCGACGACCCCGAGGGCGCGGTGGTGCTGGCCGAGGTGATGGAAGCCGCCGGCGACGACCCCGACGTCATCATCCTCAACCTGCCGCCGTGGTCGGCGTACGAGATCAACGCCCTCCAGCGCGCTTCCACCATCGTGATCCAGAAGTCGTTGAAGGAAGGCTTCGGCCTCACCGTCGCCGAGGCGCTCTGGAAGAACAAGCCCGTGATCGCGGGCGCGGTCGGCGGCATTCCGACGCAGGTCATCCATAAGATGACGGGCGTGCTGGTGCACTCGGTCGAGGGCTGCGCCTACCAGATCCGCTACCTGCTCACCCATCCCGAGTTCGCCAAGCAGCTGGGCGAGAACGGGCGCGAGCACGTGCGCGAGAACTTCCTCATGACCACCAACGCCAAGCGCTATCTGCAGCTCTTCCAGATCCTGATGGGCACGGCCAAGCCGGCGAAGACGGCGTAAGAGCAGACCACCAAGGACCTCTGGCAGGA from Terriglobales bacterium encodes the following:
- a CDS encoding glycosyltransferase translates to MAEKKSEQKNVAVQSGNGNGTGQPEQSTTQAPPIERRQNRRDPNFLTPQRVPPPPPKLADYEAIIGKPELDELWYLARALRGKTVKMVNSTAVGGGVAEILNRLVPMLNELEVHTRWEVITGGNDFFEVTKGFHNALHGGEYAVTKEILDIFMMYNEQNRQRMEFVEDLFVIHDPQPAALIRSKGDRGKWMWRCHIDLSSPHPDVWGFLRPMIEQYDATIWSSPAFTRQLSVPQYLFFPCIDPLSEKNKEVDEAGVQKVCDDFGIDRSRPILTQISRFDRLKDPVGVIEAYKLAKRYVDCQLVLAGGGASDDPEGAVVLAEVMEAAGDDPDVIILNLPPWSAYEINALQRASTIVIQKSLKEGFGLTVAEALWKNKPVIAGAVGGIPTQVIHKMTGVLVHSVEGCAYQIRYLLTHPEFAKQLGENGREHVRENFLMTTNAKRYLQLFQILMGTAKPAKTA